A single genomic interval of Bos indicus isolate NIAB-ARS_2022 breed Sahiwal x Tharparkar chromosome 5, NIAB-ARS_B.indTharparkar_mat_pri_1.0, whole genome shotgun sequence harbors:
- the WBP11 gene encoding WW domain-binding protein 11, with protein MGRRSTSSTKSGKFMNPTDQARKEARKRELKKNKKQRMMVRAAVLKMKDPKQIIRDMEKLDEMEFNPVQQPQLNEKVLKDKRKKLRETFERILRLYEKENPDIYKELRKLEVEYEQKRAQLSQYFDAVKNAQHVEVESIPLPDMPHAPSNILIQDIPLPGAQPPSILKKTSAYGPPTRAVSILPLLGHGVPRLPPGRKPPGPPPGPPPPQVLQMYGRKVGFALDLPTRRRDEDMLYSPELAQRGHDDDVSSTSEDDGYPEDMDQDKHDDSTDDSDSDRSDGESEGDEFVHRDDTERENNEEKKSGLSVRFADMPGKSRKKKKKNMKELTPLQAMMLRMAGQEIPEEGREVEEFSEEDDEDSDDSEAEKQSQKQHKEESLSDGTSAASQQQAPPQSVPPSQIQAPPMPGPPPLGPPPAPPLRPPGPPTGLPPGPPPGAPPFLRPPGMPGLRGPLPRLLPPGPPPGRPPGPPPGPPPGLPPGPPPRGPPPRLPPPAPPGIPPPRPGMMRPPLVPPLGPAPPGLFPPAPLPNPGVLSAPPNLIQRPKADDTSAATIEKKATATISAKPQITNPKAEITRFVPTALRVRRENKGAAAAPQRKSEDDSAVPLAKTAPKSGPSVPVSVQTKDDVYEAFMKEMEGLL; from the exons ATGGGGCGGAGATCCACGTCATCCACCAAAAGTGGAAAATTTATGAACCCTACAGACCAAGCCA GAAAAGAAGCTCGGAAAAGAGAATTAAAGAAG aacaaAAAACAGCGCATGATGGTACGAGCTGCAGTTTTAAAGATGAAGGATCCCAAACAAATTATCCGGGACATGGAAAAATTGGATGAAATGG aGTTTAACCCAGTGCAGCAGCCACAGTTAAATGAGAAAGTGCTGAAAGACAAGCGTAAAAAGCTACGTGAAACATTTGAACGTATTCTACGACTCTATGAGAAAGAGAATCCAGATATTTACAAAGAATTGAGAAAGTTAGAGGTAGAATATGAACAGAAGAGGGCTCAACTTAGCCAGTATTTTGATGCTGTCAAG AATGCCCAGCATGTGGAAGTGGAGAGTATTCCTCTGCCAGATATGCCGCATGCTCCTTCCAACATCTTGATCCAGGACATTCCACTTCCTGGGGCCCAGCCACCCTCCATCCTTAAGAAGACCTCAGCCTATGG ACCTCCAACTCGGGCAGTTTCTATACTTCCTCTTCTTGGACATGGCGTTCCACGTTTGCCCCCTGGCAGGAAACCTCCAGGTCCTCCCCCAGGCCCACCTCCTCCTCAAGTCTTACAAATGTATGGCCGCAAAGTGGGCTTTGCCCTAGATCTTCCGACTCGTAGGCGAGATGAAGACATGTTATATAGTCCTGAACTTG cTCAGCGGGGTCATGACGATGATGTTTCTAGCACCAGTGAAGATGATGGCTATCCTGAAGACATGGACCAGGATAAGCATGACGACAGTACTGATGACAGTGACAGTGACAGATCAGATGGAGAAAGTGAAGGGGATGAATTTGTGCACCGTGATGACACTGAGagagaaaacaatgaagaaaaaaagtcaG GTCTGAGTGTACGGTTTGCAGATATGCCTGGAAAAtctaggaagaagaagaagaagaacatgaAGGAGCTGACTCCTCTCCAAGCCATGATGCTTCGAATGGCAG GTCAGGAAATCCCTGAGGAGGGACGAGAAGTGGAGGAATTTTCAGAGGAAGATGATGAAGATTCGGATGATTCTGAAGCAGAAAAGCAATCACAGAAACAGCATAAGGAGGAATCTCTCTCTGATGGCACATCTGCAGCTTCCCAGCAGCAAGCCCCTCCACAGTCTGTTCCTCCATCTCAGATACAAGCACCCCCCATGCCAGGACCACCTCCGCTTGGACCGCCACCTGCTCCACCTTTACGGCCACCTGGACCACCTACAGGCCTTCCTCCTGGACCACCTCCAG GAGCTCCTCCGTTCCTGAGACCACCTGGAATGCCAGGACTCCGAGGGCCTCTGCCCCGCCTTTTACCTCCAGGCCCACCACCCGGTCGACCCCCTGGCCCTCCTCCTGGCCCACCCCCAGGTCTGCCTCCTGGCCCTCCTCCTCGGGGACCCCCACCACGGCTACCTCCCCCGGCACCTCCAG GTATCCCTCCACCCCGTCCTGGCATGATGCGCCCACCTCTGGTGCCTCCTCTTGGACCTGCCCCACCAGGGCTCTTCCCACCAGCTCCCTTACCCAACCCTGGTGTTCTAAGTGCTCCCCCCAACTTGATCCAGAGACCCAAGGCGGATGACACAAGCGCAGCCACCATCGAGAAGAAAGCCACGGCAACCATCAGTGCCAAGCCACAGATCACTAATCCCAAGGCAGAGATCACACGATTTGTGCCGACCGCACTGCGGGTGCGTCGGGAGAAtaaaggggctgctgctgctccgcAGAGGAAGTCGGAGGATGATTCTGCTGTGCCTCTTGCCAAAACAGCACCCAAATCTGGCCCATCTGTTCCCGTGTCGGTGCAGACTAAGGACGATGTCTATGAGGCTTTCATGAAAGAGATGGAAGGGCTGCTGTGA
- the C5H12orf60 gene encoding uncharacterized protein C12orf60 homolog produces MSSESEKDKERFIQAAKTFFFHMQDLASFTNALTKLFNSSMSTQILLMTVKEDGNVKDVFEQMLKIFKEMQSVVVAKQDPMQSEPLSSKIATAMFSMVEKSNNIRELQQSTKEMFKNVQSPIIASVLNSGNILESLESSLLLLMKYPIMNLQLSDFYRKEQSDATTSEKSPGPSKATTIDALKKLQDVLNIENAKYTIKSAADQMEQIVKTMGPILEVLQKAIKAMETKFSVFKKPRN; encoded by the coding sequence ATGTCTTCAGAATCAGAAAAGGATAAAGAGAGGTTCATTCAAGCTGCCAAAACATTCTTCTTTCACATGCAAGATCTTGCTTCCTTCACAAATGCACTCACCAAATTGTTCAACAGCAGTATGAGCACTCAGATCCTCTTGATGACTGTGAAAGAAGATGGTAATGTGAAGGATGTCTTTGAacaaatgctcaaaatttttaaGGAGATGCAGTCTGTGGTGGTGGCCAAACAGGACCCAATGCAAAGTGAACCTCTAAGTTCCAAGATTGCAACAGCTATGTTCTCTATGGTTGAGAAGAGTAACAATATAAGGGAGTTGCAACAGTCAAccaaagaaatgttcaaaaaTGTCCAGTCACCTATCATTGCCTCTGTGCTGAATAGTGGTAACATTCTTGAGAGTTTGGAATCTTCTCTTTTACTCTTGATGAAATATCCCATCATGAATCTTCAATTAAGTGACTTCTACAGGAAAGAACAATCAGATGCCACCACATCTGAGAAAAGTCCAGGTCCATCCAAAGCCACTACAATAGATGCCTTGAAAAAGTTGCAGGATGTACTCAACATTGAGAATGCTAAGTATACTATTAAGTCAGCTGCAGATCAAATGGAACAAATTGTCAAAACTATGGGACCAATCTTAGAGGTCCTCCAAAAAGCCATAAAAGCTATGGAAACCAAGTTTTCTGTGTTTAAGAAACCCAGGAACTAG
- the SMCO3 gene encoding single-pass membrane and coiled-coil domain-containing protein 3, translating to MAQSDFLYPENPKRRQEVNRLHQELLDCLSDSFHATNKLIGVLNTHLGCTLPSIEMKREGTIKENCDIIIQAMMNIQKELQKVDEALKDKLEPTLYRKLQDIKERETEKIAIVQKVISVILGEATSAASAVAVKLVGSNVTTGIINKLVTVLAQIGASLLGSIGVAVLGLGIDMIIRAILGAVEKTQLQAAIKSYEKHLVEFKSASEKYHHAITEVTNTVKHQVK from the coding sequence ATGGCTCAAAGTGACTTCCTCTATCCAGAGAACCCAAAAAGGCGACAAGAAGTAAACCGTCTTCACCAGGAGCTCCTTGACTGCTTATCTGACAGCTTCCATGCCACCAATAAGCTGATTGGGGTTTTAAACACGCACTTAGGGTGTACGTTACCTTCcattgaaatgaaaagagaagggaCCATCAAAGAAAACTGTGATATCATCATCCAAGCCATGATGAACATCCAAAAAGAATTGCAAAAGGTGGATGAAGCACTAAAAGATAAACTAGAGCCAACTCTTTATAGAAAACTTCAGGATATTAAGGAAAGAGAAACCGAGAAAATTGCGATAGTACAGAAGGTTATTTCAGTCATCCTAGGAGAAGCCACTTCTGCCGCCAGTGCAGTGGCTGTTAAACTTGTGGGCTCAAATGTCACAACTGGCATAATTAACAAGTTGGTCACTGTGCTAGCTCAGATTGGTGCGTCTCTCCTTGGTAGCATAGGAGTTGCTGTTCTTGGCCTTGGGATAGATATGATCATCCGGGCCATCCTGGGAGCAGTGGAGAAAACACAGCTTCAAGCAGCCATCAAAAGTTACGAGAAGCACCTGGTGGAATTCAAGTCGGCTTCAGAAAAATATCATCATGCCATTACTGAGGTCACCAACACAGTGAAACatcaagtgaaataa